One Vigna unguiculata cultivar IT97K-499-35 chromosome 7, ASM411807v1, whole genome shotgun sequence genomic region harbors:
- the LOC114192292 gene encoding ADP-ribosylation factor-like — MGLSFTKLFSRLFAKKEMRILMVGLDAAGKTTILYKLKLGEIVTTIPTIGFNVETVEYKNISFTVWDVGGQDKIRPLWRHYFQNTQGLIFVVDSNDRDRVVEARDELHRMLNEDELRDAVLLVFANKQDLPNAMNAAEITDKLGLHSLRQRHWYIQSTCATSGEGLYEGLDWLSNNIANKA, encoded by the exons ATGGGGCTGTCCTTCACCAAGTTGTTCAGCCGGCTGTTTGCCAAGAAAGAGATGCGTATACTTATGGTCGGTCTCGATGCTGCGGGTAAGACCACCATTCTGTACAAGCTCAAGCTTGGAGAGATTGTCACCACCATTCCCACCATTG GGTTTAATGTGGAAACTGTGGAATATAAGAACATCAGCTTCACCGTTTGGGATGTGGGAGGCCAGGACAAG ATCCGCCCATTGTGGAGACATTACTTCCAAAATACCCAAGGACTTATCTTTGTGGTTGATAGTAATGACAGGGACCGAGTTGTTGAAGCTAGGGATGAGCTGCATAGAATGCTGAATGAG GATGAGTTGAGAGATGCCGTGCTTCTGGTTTTTGCCAACAAACAAGATCTTCCAAATGCTATGAATGCTGCGGAGATCACTGATAAGCTTGGTCTTCATTCCCTCCGCCAGCGTCACTG GTATATCCAGAGCACATGCGCCACATCTGGTGAAGGGCTCTATGAAGGACTTGACTGGCTCTCAAACAACATTGCAAACAAG GCATAG
- the LOC114191318 gene encoding protein MAIN-LIKE 1-like produces the protein MVRTRGNLSRRGSNDAPESSTQGGARKRPTTSARRRGQHEANVVEDDIVENEVSDVPQEDEQGIYNDGGGFPGGPYDTSLLTRYEDHVARMIWDGQDLVVKVVSHIKKVKKLGRPHPSVAPFVLASGLSPLCDILYEYIDLGLVLGFVERWHPETNTFHLPIGEMTINLDDVWSLLHLPISGNFCSTENLEYEDSVEILTTLLGVDRAMACVELNQSRGCTIFSNKSATYVHTHYLELFRDLPTCRRYAWGVVALVHLYDQLGDASFANTRQLAGYLPLLQAWIYEHFPTLGRKQVRDTYVETEPRALRYVTGRAISAIADVRVQLDGLTYDGMIWNPYVAHRASRQLVTHDMFSGFLRVGTLVHRHLSERVLRQFGFIQPIPRPPSSVPMIDFETIDDRWKKHEQFVVHQVVQATSIFAGFT, from the exons atggTTAGGACACGAGGAAATTTATCTAGACGTGGTTCAAATGATGCACCCGAGAGTTCCACACAGGGTGGTGCACGGAAGAGACCGACAACTTCGGCTCGTAGAAGGGGTCAGCATGAGGCTAATGTTGTTGAGGATGATATTGTTGAGAATGAGGTTTCCGACGTTCCTCAGGAGGACGAGCAGGGGATTTATAACGATGGTGGAGGATTTCCTGGTGGTCCATATGATACATCTTTATTGACCCGGTACGAGGATCATGTTGCACGCATGATATGGGATGGTCAG gaTCTAGTTGTGAAAGTGGTCTCCcatattaaaaaagtgaagaaattagGACGTCCTCACCCTTCTGTTGCACCTTTTGTGTTAGCTTCTGGATTATCGCCTCTGTgcgatattttatatgaatatatcgATCTTGGGTTAGTATTGGGTTTCGTGGAGAGATGGCATCCCGAGACTAATACTTTTCATCTACCCATTGGGGAGATGACGATCAATTTAGATGACGTATGGTCACTTCTCCATCTTCCCATCAGTGGAAACTTTTGCTCGACTGAAAATCTGGAATATGAAGATTCAGTTGAGATTTTGACGACACTTCTTGGTGTTGATCGGGCCATGGCTTGTGTGGAGCTGAATCAAAGTCGGG GGTGCACGATATTTTCTAACAAAAGCGCCACCTATGTTCATACACATTATCTCGAGCTATTTAGAGATCTCCCCACATGTCGTAGATATGCTTGGGGAGTTGTTGCTCTTGTCCACTTATATGACCAGCTAGGAGATGCCAGCTTTGCAAATACAAGGCAATTAGCTGGATATCTACCTCTTCTACAG GCTTGGATATACGAGCACTTCCCTACATTGGGAAGGAAGCAAGTACGAGATACATATGTGGAGACCGAACCCCGTGCTCTACGTTATGTCACTGGACGCGCCATTTCCGCTATAGCTGATGTTAGAGTCCAGTTGGATGGCTTGACATATGATGGGATGATTTGGAACCCATATGTAGCACATAGAGCTTCTCGACAACTTGTAACACATGACATGTTTTCTGGCTTCCTGAGGGTTGGTACCCTCGTACACCGTCATTTGTCGGAGCGTGTGTTGCGACAATTTGGCTTCATTCAGCCTATTCCACGACCGCCTAGTTCGGTTCCCATGATAGACTTTGAGACTATTGATGATCGGTGGAAAAAGCACGAGCAATTTGTTGTACATCAAGTGGTCCAAGCAACGAGCATATTTGCAGGTTTTACTTGA